tcattatgtcaggctgattgggttagaatggcagacttgacatgttaaaaggagggtgatgcttgaaatcattgttcttccattgttaaccatggtgacctgcaaagaaacgcatgcagccatcattgcattgcataaaaatggcttcacaggcaaggatattgtggctactaagattgcacctaaatcaacaatttataggatcaccaagaacttcaaggaaagaggttcaattcttgttaagaaggcttcagggcgtccaagaaagtccagcaagcgccaggatctttcctaaagaggattcagctgcgggatcggagtgccaacagtgcagagcttgctcaggaatggcagcaggcaggtgtgagcgcatctgcacgcacagtgaggcgaagacttttggaagatggcctggtgtcaagaagggcagcaaagaagccacttctctccaaaaaaaacatcagggacagattgatcttctgcaaaaagtatggcgaatggactgctgaggactggggcaaagtcatattctcagatgaagcctctttccgattgtttggggcatctggaaaaaggcttgtccggagaagaaaaggtgagcgctaccatcagtcctgtgtcatcccaacagtaaagcatcctgagaccattcatgtgtggggttgcttctcatccaagggagtgggctcactcacaattttgcccaaaaacacagccatgaataaagaatggtaccaaaacaccctccaacagcaacttcttccaacaatccaacaacagtttggtgaagaacaatgcattttccagcacgatggagcaccgtgccataaggcaaaagtgataactaagtggctcggggaccaaaaaagtgattatgaaagaatgggttgctatcagtcaggatttggcccagaagttgattgagagcatgcccagtcgaattgcagaggtcctgaacaagccaacactgcaaatactgactctttgcataaatgtcatgtaattgtcgataaaagcctttgaaacgtatgaagtgcttgtaattatatttcagtacatcacagaaacaactgaaacaaagatctgaaagcaatttagcagcaaactttgtgaaaactaatatttgtgtcattctcaaaacttttggccacgactgtacaggtGATGAGCATTGGCTGGTTtctttcaaacatgatgcttggaattgaggtttatcagaccagagaatcttgtttctcacagtctgagggtcctttaggtgttttttttttattccaagtGGGTTTTTATGTCTTCATTGAGgaaaggattgagtttggccacacttcCATAAAGACCGTattggagtgttgcagtgatgtttgtccttctgttgGTTTCTCCAAATCCACATATAATCATGGAGCTCAATTAGAGTGACCAGTTTCTTGGTCACCATTGTAACCAAAGCCTTTCTCCATCAAATGCTCAGTTTGCCCAGGAGGCCAGTTCCAGGAAAAGTCccggttgtttcaaacttcttccatcaaGGGTAACAGAGATTACATGCTTCTGTGactcttcaatgcagcagattttttctgaatGCTTCCACACAGATCCGTGCCTTGCAAAAATCCTGTTTctgctctacaggcagttcttttgaccttaggccttggtttttgctctgatatgcatttgcAGCTATTTGCAGACCTTTTATTGAGAGGAATAGTAGTAGTgtggtaacatctacaagcagtatgaatgctcctgagctaaattttaactgtcccagataagggtatgaatacttatgcagtagAATCTCTAAAGTTTTAATAAATTTGAAAAATGTTACGAaccttttttttgctttgccattatggtgtatggagtgtagattgatgtgggggaaaagttatttaaagcagtttaacatacgacatgaaaaaatgaaggggtatgaatacttttgcaaggcactgtgacTGCTTTACTATTAGTCACTTGtatgtgaagtttttttttttcaaaaatgtggTGTGGTGTAGATTACTTTCATGTGTATTTACCATTTTTGTTTACTAAAAGGAAAGGGTAGAATGTTATCCTAAATTGCGGGTTATGATGACAAGGGTCCAGTCGAAGGGATGCGAAGCCTGTGAGCTTCACAGAACAGGACGCTTCACTGTGCGTCTCTCTGGCCAGTTGTACCACAACAAGACCCTGCAGGAGGACCAGTTCATGCCTGATGATTCCCAGGTTGTTTTCCATGCAAATCACATATACAATTTAACCATGAATAGTTTGAAGACTAATTTTGACCACTTCTTAATggaatgtttatttgttaattgCAGAGCTTCTTTGTTGGCTCCGTCTGTGCCAGTCGTACCGAGGTATACCATGCTCTGAAGCACTTTAAATACCATCTGTTTGAGAGGTGTCGTACAGCTTTAGAAGCTCAGAAGGAAATAAAGGAAGAAGATACAGGAGATGATGATGAACCAGTAAAGGACACAGTCAACAAAGTGTTTACTAAACTGGAGGATGGAGGATGGATCAGTGAGGTGTGAATATGTAGCTTTCTTTTGTGTCTTTAACAGCTATTTAAATATGCACAAGAAAACTGATTTCTGCTCTCTTTCTATCCTTTTAGCAATACGAGAAGTTTCAGGAACATCTCAATTCtgctgatttcttccaggaagaaAAGCTGGACTAAAAGTGTTGAACTTTCCCTAATGGCATCAATCTGCAGTTTAattctgtaaatattttttttttatgtcataagCATGGCTAACTTTTGAGTTGTTAAAGTGTGTGCCCTTAAACTATAGCATTTTAATTTTACAGTTATAGTACTGTATATATTGCTTCTGCATGAGAATATACAAGCAGTAATACAAcccaaaatgtataaaatttgtCCAAATTGTGAGGATTAAAAAAACCCATTGTATTTTACCCTGAACATTGTGCTTGGAAAGATCTGTATGCCGTTTTTATGCCTTCATTTATAAATAATCTCATTTAACGCTTCTGTACCGATGCATCCATTTAATTTTACAGTGTTTCAGTGTTCTTGTAATAAACAAGATTCATAAACAGGTTCTGTTAAATGTTCATGTTTTGCAGCACAACAATAATGTCTGaattcaaattttacattttattagaaACTGGGGTCAAACTATGCATATAACACAAACTTGAGGTGAAAATAGTGCAGAAACAACATCCTCACAGGATACCAAGCTTGTATTCGGTCATGATGTGAGGATCACCCATCATCTCACTCTGGATAGGATCTGGAGGGGGGGAAAGTGCATGAGACCTTATATACCACAAAATAGCTTTGAAAATCAATTTTAAGACATTGAACAATCATCAgtactatatttttataaaccAACCTAATGCAATTATCTAAATACGTCATAACTTTGAAAACTTGAAAGGTAATGTGTGAGTAATGACAAATGTTTCTTCATACCATTGAGTATGTCCTCAAAGCCAATGGTGTCATCAGAACCTCTGAGGGTATCGAGGGCCAGATTTGAACTTGGCAGGAAGGGCAAACGCTGAATCTGAAAGCAACCAAGTGAAACGTTTAAATATGATAGTCTTTAATAAGGAGTATAGGGTGTTTAtggtataatttatatttatgacACTTGCGCACAATACCTGTCTAGCCGCTCTGTACTCCATCTGTAGTTTGAGGGGTGCATGGAGACCCTGGATGTTCCTTAGTGTGTTGAAATTCATCTTGTCCTGGTTAAGCTGAAACTGTTTTCACATAATACAAGCTGGaattatactttattttaaggtgtcctcgTTACATTGTAATTACACATATGTATGGAGCAAAATGAAATAAAGTTACTATAGGGTTAGGGTTAACTGCTTGTAATTATGAATAATGTACTATTATTAATATAGCAAGTACAAGCTGGTAGTAAACTTTCTAAGCATGTTACACTGTGGTCTACTTAAAAACTTGACAATAGTAAGCATTGTTGGTTTGAATACACACTTATTCAGCTAATGACTATTCATTTATTATTGTAAGTTCTGAGGTTTATTATGTATGGTAATTAACTGATACCTACAGTGTcctccacaaatattggcacTGTTGGTGAAAATGAGCAAAGGCAACTGTGGaaaaaatctgcattgtttatccttttgatctttcatttaaaaaaaaaatcacaaaattctaaccttttattgaagtaaaacaatggaaagtggGGGGAAATctcatgaaataaatgtttttctctagttcgtgacacacgtcctcttccaggcagatttgtaacattttcTAGTGATttgaacttcttaattattgccctgaggGTGGAAATGGGGATTAGTTCCGCTGATCAGGgctatattacattttttagcacaccagggtgactagAAACTCCTTTTGATGGacgattaagggaatttggcctttgtgttccatTTCTATAATCCTGTGTGacaggaagtcatggctggaGATGGGATGTTTGACACTGAGACTCCAAAGCCTGTTTTACTATATTAAAGCAGACTTGTATCAAATATCCGTGATCATGTGACTGATGACGTTTGAGGCTTCAAATATCACAATGAAATACCTTAATGTGAGGTCACTGGTTCAAATCTTTTGCGCAGCTTCATTCATTATAAGGAGATGCAAAATGCTTGGTGTTCCCTCCCTGCTTTATAGTAACAAAGAAACACTTTCATGTGTGGACAATAATTCTCAGAATGAAAACACAGCTGCAATTGCGGAGTACTGCTTTTGTGTTGAAACTAGAATCAACAAGATGTGTGAATCATTTGAAAGTGATttacagggagtgcagaattattaggcaagttgatattcttgtcatatttttttcccaagcacatttgaataattccaaaccacatcaatcttaataactactattcattttgtatttaattatttataattgatatatatgatgtatacattcatatgaaggaccagcaccacatcctcttgtagcactctttcaaaaatatattttccagaatctggcagtaagttttaagagtttattttggtccctctctgcaagacagacatttcaggataggagatggactaaaactgaagtcccaaaacttactgccagattctggaggataaacttgaaagagtgctacaagaggatgtggtgctggtccttcaagagtcactctcaactcatctgtctataaagcctagaaaaaaaccatctccatgtatttgacaatacttcagaatgttattcttattaattgagggtcattttttaggattttttgcccaagcaaagtctctgagaacctgacacattgcacttctggagactcaaggtaggttgcagttctggaaaacggtggcgctggagac
The genomic region above belongs to Garra rufa chromosome 19, GarRuf1.0, whole genome shotgun sequence and contains:
- the pomp gene encoding proteasome maturation protein, with translation MNTRGLRSQLKDSVPVTGLCPQAGPYGVQDSLRRGFSSVKNELLPSHPLELSEKNFQLNQDKMNFNTLRNIQGLHAPLKLQMEYRAARQIQRLPFLPSSNLALDTLRGSDDTIGFEDILNDPIQSEMMGDPHIMTEYKLGIL